The following proteins are co-located in the Pyxicephalus adspersus chromosome Z, UCB_Pads_2.0, whole genome shotgun sequence genome:
- the LOC140344320 gene encoding E3 ubiquitin-protein ligase RNF183-like codes for MADTAKLDPDYECPVCWNPYNNTFRIPKLLTCHHCFCLECLAHLSFATHIHNQLQCPLCRQTTAIHTDQTVTDLPTNMSILSHLKLEPERNGPWMRDAQRVMFFQRPLSVYTLSVDNDTGSILDTHQTDLQPTLTTIPSDDSSWQCFQNPQFRMFSYLMISMLVVSLLLIVSIFWTRKMLWGPG; via the coding sequence ATGGCAGATACTGCAAAGTTGGACCCTGATTATGAGTGCCCTGTCTGTTGGAACCCGTACAATAATACCTTCCGTATCCCTAAACTCCTAACATGCCACCACTGCTTTTGTTTGGAGTGCCTAGCCCATCTGAGCTTTGCCACACATATCCACAATCAGCTGCAATGCCCCCTGTGCCGCCAAACCACAGCAATCCACACAGATCAGACAGTTACAGACTTACCCACCAACATGTCCATACTTAGCCATCTCAAGTTAGAACCAGAGAGAAACGGACCGTGGATGAGAGACGCTCAAAGGGTAATGTTCTTCCAGCGGCCACTCTCTGTCTATACCCTCAGTGTGGATAATGACACAGGGTCCATACTTGATACTCACCAGACTGACCTCCAGCCTACATTAACCACCATTCCCTCAGATGACTCCTCTTGGCAGTGTTTTCAAAATCCTCAGTTCCGGATGTTTTCCTACCTCATGATTTCCATGCTGGTGGTGAGCTTGCTTCTAATAGTTTCAATCTTCTGGACACGTAAAATGTTATGGGGACCAGGttga